Proteins from a single region of Primulina tabacum isolate GXHZ01 chromosome 5, ASM2559414v2, whole genome shotgun sequence:
- the LOC142546727 gene encoding polygalacturonase At1g48100-like produces the protein MLVPSGHKFSILPVDFIGINCQPNLVFQVDGNLIAPPRSNWGGRPKDHWICFNGSAKGLAIRGAGSLEGNGRSWWNTSPANPGVSHEKDLNGDRPHMILVAFGKNVTVSGITLLNSPRMHMFVYGSEQVEMFNVKVSSPGNSPNTDGIHVSNTQHVRIHHSNISSGDDCVSIQTGCDDIRVYNVHCNPGHGFSVGGLGEGSSEARVTNVLVRDSTVSGADSLTGVRIKTWQGGSGYVRNVTFSNIQVSQVGKPIVIDQHYSDRVSGDRPESINSAVAISGVTYENITGTYRSASVLLDCSETQPCRDIIIRGVIMLKPIDSGAIVAPNCSHAFGHVLARNPTPPLGRCLFGGKVL, from the exons ATGTTGGTCCCTTCGGGCCATAAGTTTTCTATCTTACCCGTTGATTTTATTGGAATTAATTGTCAACCAAATCTTGTTTTTcag GTTGACGGAAACCTTATTGCTCCTCCAAGATCAAATTGGGGCGGGAGACCAAAAGATCATTGGATTTGTTTCAATGGATCCGCGAAGGGATTAGCGATTAGAGGTGCCGGCTCACTTGAGGGCAACGGCCGGAGCTGGTGGAATACTTCCCCCGCCAATCCAGGCGTTAGTCACGAGAAAGATTTGAATGGCGACAGGCCGCAT ATGATCCTAGTTGCCTTTGGTAAAAACGTGACGGTAAGTGGAATAACGTTGTTAAACAGTCCTAGGATGCACATGTTCGTCTATGGTAGCGAACAAGTCGAGATGTTTAACGTTAAGGTGTCGTCTCCAGGAAACAGTCCCAATACCGACGGAATCCATGTTTCGAATACTCAACACGTTCGCATCCATCACTCCAATATATCTAGCG GAGACGATTGTGTCTCGATACAAACCGGATGCGATGACATAAGAGTATACAATGTGCATTGCAATCCAGGACATGGATTCAGCGTCGGGGGATTGGGAGAAGGAAGTTCAGAAGCCAGGGTAACCAATGTTTTGGTTAGGGATTCAACGGTGTCGGGCGCCGACTCTTTGACGGGCGTCAGAATAAAAACCTGGCAG GGTGGCTCCGGCTATGTTCGCAACGTTACATTCTCGAACATTCAAGTTTCCCAAGTCGGGAAACCGATTGTAATCGATCAACACTACAGCGACCGGGTCTCCGGTGACCGCCCGGAGAGCATAAATTCAGCGGTGGCTATTTCAGGTGTAACGTATGAGAACATAACAGGGACGTACAGATCTGCATCTGTTCTTCTTGACTGCAGTGAGACCCAACCTTGCAGAGATATCATAATTCGTGGCGTAATAATGTTAAAACCGATTGATTCCGGAGCTATTGTGGCGCCTAACTGTTCGCATGCGTTCGGTCATGTTCTTGCTAGGAATCCTACGCCTCCGTTGGGTCGTTGCCTGTTCGGTGGCAAGGTACTCTAA